GCGAACGGTGCCGGAAAATCGACTCTCATGCGCATACTCAGCGACCAGCTCAGCCCGACTCACGGAACAGTGACACAAGGACCTGGCGAACGTATGAGCGTGCTTGAGCAGGACCACTTCAAGTTTGACGACTGCACAGTAATCGAAACTGTGCTACGCGGGCACACCGTACTGTGGGACATCATGCAGGAGAAGGATGCCCTTTATGCCAAGGAGGACTTCTCGGATGCCGACGGCATACGCGCCTCGGAACTTGAGGAACGATTCGCAGAGCTCGAAGGATGGAACGCCGAGAGCGAGGCAGCCGCGCTGCTCAGCGGTCTCGGCATTAAGGAGGACAAGCACTATACCCTCATGCGCGACATGAGCGGTAACGAGAAGGTGCGTGTGCTTCTTGCCAAAGCACTCTTCGGCAATCCTGACAACCTGCTTCTCGACGAGCCTACCAACGACCTTGACCTCGACACTGTGGCATGGCTGGAGGACTACCTGTCAAAGTTTGAGAACACTGTACTGGTTGTGAGCCATGACCGTCACTTCCTTGATTCGGTGTGCACCCACACTCTTGACATTGACTATAACAAGCTGACACTTTTTGCCGGAAACTACAGTTTCTGGTACGAATCGTCACAGCTTGCCCTGCGCCAGCAGCAGCAGGCCAATAAGAAGGCTGAGGAAAAGCGTAAGGAGCTGCTTGAATTCATACAGCGATTCAGCGCGAACGTAGCCAAGTCAAAACAGACCACCTCTCGCAAAAAGATGCTTGAGAAACTCAATGTCGAGGAGATCCAGCCATCGTCACGCCGCTATCCGGGCATAATCTTCACCCCCAACCGCGAACCAGGCAACAAGATACTTGAGGTGAAAGGACTGTCGGCAAGCATTGACGGCGAAGTGCTGTTCAAGGATGTGAACTTCCAGGTGGAGAAGGGTGACAAGATAGCGTTCCTGAGCCATGACCCGCGTGCGATGACTGCCCTGTTTGAAATCGTCACCGGCAACCGGAAGCCCGACGCCGGCACCTACGAGTGGGGACAGACCATCACTACCGCGTATCTGCCGCTTGACAACACAGGGTTCTTCAACACCGACCTGAGTCTTGTCGACTGGCTGTCGCAATACTCCAACGATAACTCGGAAATATATCTCAAAGGCTTCCTCGGCAAGATGCTCTTCTCAGGCGAGGAGGTGCTCAAGAAAGCTTCGGTGCTATCAGGCGGCGAGAAGATGCGATGCATGATAGCACGCATGATGATGACTGATGCCAATACCCTGGTGCTTGACTCGCCTACCAACCATCTTGACCTTGAGTCAATACAGGCGTTCAACAACACACTACAGTCGTTCAAAGGCAATCTGCTGCTGTCAAGCCATGACCATGAGTTCATACAGACCGTGTGCAACCGTATCATCGAGCTAACACCCAACGGCACCATCGACAAGCTGATGGATTACGATGATTACATCACTGACGCGAAGGTGCTTGCAGCAAGGGAGAAAATGTACTCGTAAGGCAAAGAACCTCATATATACCACAACACCCCTCCGACCGTTAATACAAGTCGGAGGGGTGTTGTGGTATATATAAAACTATTACTGTCCGCTAAACTTTTTTAGTAGCGGTTGAAAATTAGGGCTGGCACCTATTGCAGGAGTCAGCCCTAAATGGTTATTTTGATGTCGCCAAACTATCTTAAATAACCATGAGTAAAAGTAGTAATTTCTTCGGACAGCCGACATATGGTCAGCTGATAAAATCACTTGATCGTGAAAAAATAGTTGAAATCAGCCGAAAACACGGCGGAGAGAAGTATGTCAAGAGCTTTGACGGCTATACGCATTTGCTTACGATGCTATATGCTGTCATACAGCGCTTCGATTCATTGCGTGAGATAGAGACTTCTATGACAGCCGAGGTACGCAAACTCCATCATGTAGGCATTGACACTGTGCCCAGGCGGAGCACCTTGTCGGATGCAAATGCCAGACGTTCAGAGAAGTTCTTTGAAGATGTATACCGCGACTTGTATGCAGCCAATAAAGACATTCTTTCCTCGGACAGCCGACGCAATGGCACGGAAGAGTGGATAAGACGGCTTAGAATCATCGATTCCACTACAATCACGTTGTTCTCCAATGCTATTTTCAAGGGTGTTGGCCGTCATCCGAAGACGGGAAAGAAGAAAGGCGGCATCAAGGTACACTCGGTCATACATGCCAACGAGGGCGTTCACTGCGACGTACAGTTCACTTCGGCAGCGACCAATGACTCCTTCATGCTTGCACCGAGCCATTACAGCCACAACGAGATAGTAGCACTTGACCGTGCATATATCAACTATGCCAAATTCGAGGAACTGACGGATCGAGGGGTGGTATATGTAACCAAAATGAAGAAAAACCTCAGTTATGAAATACTTGTGGACTGTATGCACCAGAATCCGCAGGGACTGATGGAGTACCGTGAACAGGTCGTAGTGTTCCGTAAAGACGGCATCAACCACATTGCAAGAATAATCACATACGTTGACATTAAGAAAGGCAAGAAGCCAAAACTTATATCGCTTCTCACCAATGACTTCGACATGCCTCTGGAGACAATCGTGGCCATCTACCGTCGCCGATGGCAGATTGAGTCGCTTTTCAAGCAGATAAAGCAGAACTTCCCTTTGCGATACTTCTATGGCGAAAGTGCCAATGCCATAAAAATACAGATTTGGGTAACGCTCATAGCTAATCTGTTGCTCTCGGTCTTACAAAGCACCTTGCAAAGGCGTTGGAGCTTTTCTGGACTGGCTACAATCGTCAGAATTGTACTGATGTATTATCTGAATCTCGAAAAGTTCCTAAATCAGCCCGACGCTGACTTGAAAATCATGCTCGCAGAGGCCTCGGAATCCCCTCCTGAAGATCCCGAAAACTGCTGAGGGGGCTTGTCAAATACAAAAAGTAAGCCCAACTTCTGCTGTTCAAGAAGTTGGACTCACCCTTTTATGGTTTAGCGGACAGTAAAATTATAAAACCAGAATTTTCTCTACAGTTCGATCGACCACTTGTCGGTGGCTACATATGCAGGAAAACGTCGGCGACCTTCATGCAGAGACTCTTTGTCAAGGACAGCATAAATAAGCCCCTTACGTGTGTCATGGACAGGCTTTCCGAGATTGTCGTATATACCCGAATCACTGTCGAGATATTCTCCGTAGGCATCCTTGCCCGAACGGTCGGCACCGACAACATATATCTGATTCTCCACAGCACGCGCAGCAAGGAGTATCTTGAACTGATCGGCACGCGAGTGGGGCCAGTTGGACGGCACAATGAGTACATCATACATATCGTCAGGACGATTGCGTGTCCACACTGGGAAACGGATGTCAAAACAGATGACTATACGGAATACCCATCCGAGATAGCTGATGCGCGGAGCCATATCGCGTCCCGGGGTGTAGACTTTATCCTCGGTCGACAGCGGGAACAGATGACGCTTGTCATAGAAAGTGACGGTGCCCGAAGGCTCCATAAAGAAGCCACGGTTGAAGTAGTGCCCTGCCCCATCGGTAACAAGGAAGCTTCCTGCGACAGCAAAGCCGAAACTTTTCGCCCAACGACGCAGAGACTCCACAGTGGTGCCGTCATTGCTCTCAGCCAATTTCTCAACCGAATCAATGTCAGGGACAAAAGCGGTGGTGAACAGTTCGGGGAGGACCACCAGATCGGTGTCAGGCTCCACCAGCCTTAAGGCGCACTCCACGGCGATAATGTTTTCCTCCGGCGAGGCATACACAATGTCGAAAGGTATGGCACAAATCTTCATTCGGCAGAGAATTTATCGGATCGTATCCCTTGAAACCCGCGATAGTACTCCTTGACCGCACGCATGTCAGCCTGGATATCGCCTGTAGGGGTAAAAGTCTTTTCCAGATGCACCAGCTTGCGCTCTGCATCAATCGCGCCGAGCGCCACAGGGATCTTAGCCTCATAGGCTATGTGGAGGAAACCTGTGTGCCACTCGGTGACACGCGACCGTGTACCCTCAGGGGCTATGGCAAGGCACAGGCGTGATGATTCGTTGAACTTACGTATAATAATATCTGTCAACGACGGACCGCCACGCTTGCGTGACACAGGGATACCGCCAAGAGCCCGGAAAAGATATTTCATAGGGAAGAAGAACCAGGATTCCTTCATAAGGAACCCGGCCTTGCGACCCAATGACCAATAGGCGAACTCACAGAGCAAGAAATCCCAGTTGGATGTGTGGGGTGCTACACAGACGATGCTCTTCGGATAGTCGGGGACAGAACATATCACCCGCCATCCGAAGAGCTTCAATACGCTTTTACAGAATCCCATTATACGCTATCAATTCGCCTCACCCTCGGCAAATCCGAGTTCGAGTATATGTTTCATCTGCGCCTTGCGTTCCTCGGGGGTGGACACATTCGGCACGGCGGCATTCATCTCCTTGAGGATCTCCTGAATACGCGCGTTGAAATGCTCTCTGAGCTTGGCATAGGAAGCCTTGAAATAGGCTCGACGAGCCATAATATATTCCTTTCTGGAATTATAGCCTGACGGCACTCCTGGGAAGTCGATGCTCACAAGCCTGAGAGCTGACTGCTGAAGATCGGCAAGCTGATAGATGATCTCATTGAGCTTTTCGCGGCTTATGCCGGGGATTGCTAACTTAGCTAACACACATTCGCCTGCGAGAGCTCCGCAGATACGATGAATCTCTTTTTTAAGGAGTCGTTTGTTGGCTGCCATAAGTATATATGTTTAGAATGGATGATTTTTTCTTTAAACAACGGTCTGTGCGTTTTCGTTCATAAGAATCTTCTTAAGTGCCTCGTACGAGGCTGATATGCGCGGATGGGTGGATCGATGAGCCGAATCCTGAATGTCCTTGACCTTGAACTCAACACCTGTGGCATCACTGACGGCACGAGGGAATTTAGAGGGATGGGCTGTGGCAAGGAATATCCCTTTCTCGCCCGGCCTGAGGTCATCGCGCAATGCCGCGAGAGCCGCTGCTCCATGCGGATCAAGGAGATAGGAATCAGCGGAATATGTACGCGACATGGACCCGAGAATATCCTCGTCGGTATATGAATACCCTTTGACAAACCTTGACAACGGTCCGTAGTCACTCCCGAACAGGTCGAGAATGCGCGAAAGGTTGGATGGATTGCCCACGTCCATGGCACATGCCACCGTACGTACTGCCCTACGCGGTATGAACTTACCGGACAAAAGATAATTGACGGTAACGTCATTGGCATTGTTGGCAACAACAAAGCGAGTCACCGGCAACCCCATCCTCCATGCAAGAAGACCGGCTGTGAGATTGCCGAGATTGCCGGAAGGGACCGACACCACCACATCGTCGGGGAAACCACCTTCACTGCCGACAAGCGAAGCGTAGGCATGGAAGAAATAGAACATCTGAGGAAGAAGGCGGCAGATGTTGATGGAATTGGCAGATGTGATGTCAAATTCCTGGCGAAGTTCGACATCGGCAAATGCTTCTTTGACAAGACGCTGGCAGTCATCGAATGTGCCAAGGACCTCTATGGCATGCACCTGGCTGCCAGGTACATTGAGCCGGTCAAGCTGCATGCGTGACAACCGTTCAGAAGGATATAATATGAAGAGTTCAACCCCCGGAACGTCCTTGAATCCTGCTGCGACGGCACCACCCGAATCTCCGGATGTAGCCAACAACACTTTCACCATACGAGATTCAGACCGAGATGACAATCGGCTGATCACGCGCGCAAGGAACCGTGCGCCGACATCCTTGAACGCAAGTGTCGGACCATGAAACAATTCGAGAGAATATATGTCTTTATCAATCCTGACAAGCGGTATGTCAAACGAGAATGTGTCATTGACGATTTCCCTTATATCAGAAGAATCGATATCGGATCCAAGCATCAAATCGGCAACGACAAAAGCTATGTCGCGGATGCTCATTCCTGATATATTATTGAAGAATGCCTTAGGTATCACCGGAATACGTTCAGGCATGTACAGACCACCATCGGGCGCGAGACCGTTCATGACGGCTTCCCTCAGTGTGGCTGAGGGTGCTTTTCGATTAATGCTGTAGAATTTCATATATTCCTAAAATAACACTTTTGCCAACGAGTCCTCCTCCTCGGTGATACAGTCAACGAAGCCGCGCTCATAGTCGGCAGAAGCCTGTGGACCGAGACGGTCATTGATGTTGGTGATACGTGCCCTCACATCGAGCAGAGCATCCTGCAAGGCTGCTTCGTCATCACTCACTGCAATGACGCGCCTGGCATGCTCACGACCGAGCGAGTAGGCTTTGCGGTCCTTCACATCGGGACTGACATTGCCTTTGGCTCCGCATCCGACCACCACCGATGCAAAGGTAGCGAAAATAATTGAAAGAAGTGTATTCCTAAGCTTCATGAAATTTTTTTGAAATGTAATCGGTAAGGGCATCTCTCACCTGCTCCATCAGCCATCGCGGAGTAGATGTGGCTCCACATATGCCTACAGACTCGGCACCGCTTATCCAGGAAGAGTCAAAATCATCGGATGACGATACAAGATAGGTGCGTGGGTTCACTGCCCGGCATTCATTGTAAAGCACCTTGCCGTTGCTGCTTTTGGCTCCAGCCACAAAAAGCACCACATCATGAGCTCCGGCAAACTCCCGCAGATGGTTGACCCGGTTAGCTACCTGACGGCATATTGTATCGAAATACCTGAAACTTACGCCCGGGGCTTTCCGACGCTCTATCTCCCGGGTCATTTCGGCAAATCCGCTCAGCGGCATTGTGGTCTGGGAATAGAGCGCGATGTCGCGGCTGAAATCTATACGGTCGAGCTGAGACAGGTTCTCCACCACAATCGCCTCTCCATTGGTCTGCCCTACAAGGCCGTTGACTTCGGCATGTCCTGCCTTGCCATATATCACTATCTGCGGGCGAGGCTCATCATTGTCGTAAGTGTCCTTGATGCGACGCTGAAGCTGCAACACCACAGGACAAGTGGCATCGACAAGCTCTATGCCGAGCCGAGAAGCCACGGCATATGTCGATGGCGGCTCGCCATGGGCTCGTAAAAGCACCCTCGATCCACACAGGCGCGGAAGATCGTCGTGAGTTATGGTCGACAACCCTTTTCTCTCCAGGCGTTCCACCTCATCACTGTTGTGGACAATATCACCAAGGCAATAGAGAGGCGCGTCGGTACGCTCCAACTCCTCCTCAGCCTTGCGTATGGCAGTCACCACTCCGTGGCAAAACCCTGAGCGGGCATCTATCTCTACCAACATCAGCCTAAAGATGAGATACGACTTCTGTAGAGGTCAAGTAGCCAAGAGTTCTGCTCATCGATAGTCATTGATGAGTTGTCGAGACGCACGGCATCATCGGCACAACGCAAGGGACCCTCGGCACGGGTCTCATCAATATGGTCGCGGGTGCGAACATTGTCGAGGACTTCCTCGAATGTCACACCGGCACCCTTCTCAACAAGTTCCTTATAACGGCGTTCAGCCCTACGCTCAGCCGAGGCGTCGCAGAACACTTTCATCTCGGCATCGGGGAAAACGACTGTGCCTATGTCGCGTCCGTCCATGACTATCCCCTTTCTCTCCCCATAGACTGCTGCATTCTTACAAGAGCATGACGCACCTGGGGGATAGCTGCCACGGGTGATACACAGTTGCTCACCTCAAGGGTGCGGATATCAGTCTCCACAATCTCGCCGTTGAGAGTCGTTGACTGGGAGTTTCCGTCAACAAGGAAGTCAATGCTTATATCAGGTAGAGCAGCAACGATGGCATCCACATCAGGATCCACACCTTGAGCCACCATGCCATGACGCATGGCCCAAAGAGTTACGGCACGGTACATTGCGCCTGAATCGATGTAACGATAACCGATCTCAGATGCGAGACGGCGAGCCATAGTGCTTTTGCCTGACGAGGAATATCCGTCGATGGCTATAATGATTTTAGGTTCAGAACTCATATAAAGTTGTAGAAAGATTAAGCATTATTGTTGTAGCTCCGGTGTGGGGCTGAGCCATGGCGACACCAAGAGCAAAATTGCGCACATTCAATCCGAGACAAGCAGAGAATCCTGAAAGGATGCTACGCCTGTAGGTAGACATGTCAGTGCGCGTACGATAATTGTATCCAAGCCCGAAGCGGAAATTATCGGACGCACGGAAATCCGCACCAAACACGAGGTGGCGGAACAGATTGGACACAAAACGGTCCTTAACCTGCGGCTTGCCGCCGTCAGAGCCGTCGCCATTGTCATAATAAGGCAAATGCCACTTGGTGAGATCGTGGGCTGTGAGCGAGAGAATGAGAGGAACACTTCCGAGCCCTTTGCTGACACCGAGTCTCACATCGACAGGCACACGCTCATACCGACGGTCAAAACGCTTCACCTGTCCTCCGAGATTGGCAACCACAGCCGAAAACGACAAGTCACTGTCAGGGTCGTAATAATTCACACCGATATCGGTAGCAATTGCCATTGCAGAATACGCATCATAGGATGAGTAGACATATTTAAGGCTCGCCCCACCCCGCCAATTGCCGGTGATATCGTGAGCATAAGTGGCAGATACCACCATGTCCTTAGGTGAAAAATCACCTGTCAGCACTCCGTTTATGTCAGCTCCCTTGATATCTCCATAGCCTAAATACTGCACTCCGACAGCCCACGCGCCATGCTCTCCGGCTTTCATGCCAAATTTCACTCCGGCAAAATTGCTGTCGCCGACATAGCGCATATAATTGACACCCAACTGCATTCCCACCTCCGGTCCGAGCAATCCCGGATTGCGGTCGGAGGCATTTATGTCGTCATCTATATTTGAGATGTTAATCCCACCCAAGCCGTAGGCAAGAGTGGACGACGGAACATTCAGAAAAGAATAGAACGTGTCACCACTACCCTGAGCCCATGCGGAAAATGCACACAGACCCAAAGCACCCAGCAAGAACGTCACTCTAAAGATATTGCCTGGACGGAGTTTCATATATAATCTGAACGTTCACACCGGGCACTTTATTGTGAGTGCAGAGAAGTTTACTTTATATGTTCGCGTGCCTCTAACAGATATCTCGACATAGCTTCGGAATCATGAGCCTTGACTATCTCAAGCAACTCGTTGAGTTTGCCCACTATACCTTCAAGCTGTGACGAGGTGTGAGGGTTGAAAAGAATCTCGCTCACCAGATAATCGTCCTCACTCATTAGCCCTTCGGCAATCTGCATATGACGCTTGAAAGTGGTGCCCGGAGCCTCCTGGTGCTTCATGACAGACGCGAATGCGAGAGTAGCTGCAAACGGTATCGAAAGCGAATAGGCGATAGTCTCGTCGTGCTGCGCGAAGGTGTACTCAACGATGTTGAGCCTAAGCCTGGTATAAAGGTCCCTGAAGAACACTTTGCCAAGATGATCACCCTCCGAGATGATTATGGCGTTCTCGTTGCTAAGGTTGCTAAGCGATGCAAAGGTAGGTCCGAACATGGGATGTGTGCTCACAAAAGGATGTCCGCATCCGGCATAGAATTCCGGCAATCCGGTCTTGACCGACGCAATGTCACTGATGATGCATCCGTCGGGCAGATAAGGCATCACCTGGCGGAAGGCATCAATGGTGTATTTAACCGTGGATGCATTTATGACCAACTGAGGCAGGAACCCATCCACCTCCTCAATATCGGAGAACCTTCTGGCATTGAACGTGAAACGCAGACGCTTCGGGTCGGGGTCGTAGACAGCGACATCGTGGTCAAATGACAACAGGTCACAGAAGAAGGAGCCCATCTTTCCGGCTCCAAGTATAAGGATTTTCATTACGACTGCTTTTTATTGTTTAGCTCCACCTGTATGCGCACCGACTCCTCGTGGATTGTCGACAGTATCGAACGCATGAAATCCTCGCTCATGCCCATTGACTTGGCAGCAAGCACACGCGTGGTCATGATATCATCGTAACGCCCTGCCTGGACTACAGGCATGTTGTGCTCCTTCTTGAAAGCACCGATCTCACGCGACACATTCATCCGCTTTCCGAGCACTTCGATCAGTTCGTTGTCAAGCTGGTCGATCTGACGACGCAGATGCACAAGATTCTCGGTGGGGACAGGAGCGTCACGGAACACAAGATTGTCGAGAATAACACCAAGCACCTCGGGAGTTATCTGCTGGTTACGGTCGCTCCACGCACAGTCAGGATCGCAATGGCTCTCTATGATAAGACCGTCGAATCCCATATCGAGGGCCTGCTGGGAGAGGGAGGCAATGAGTTCGCGCTTGCCTCCTATATGACTCGGGTCACATATTATAGGAATGGAGGGGAAACGGCGGCGCAGCTCCAAAGGTATGCGCCACTGCGGATGATTGCGATAAATCTGCGGTCCGTAAGTGGAGAATCCGCGATGTATGACACCAAGACGGCGGATACCTGCGTTATAGAGGCGTTCGAGCGCACCTATCCACAGGTCGAGGTCGGGATTGACAGGATTCTTGACAAGCACTGGTATATCCTTGCCCGCATCTTTAAGCACATCGGCAATCTCCTGCATTGCGAACGGATTGGCAGACGTGCGCGCACCTATCCACAACAGGTCTACTCCATATTCAAGAGCCGCCTCGACATGACCTCGGTTAGCCACTTCGGTCGACACTTTCATACCGGTCTCCTCCTTTACCTTATTGAGCCAAGCAAGCCCCGGAACACCTATACCCTCGAAGCCTCCCGGCTTGGTGCGAGGCTTCCATATGCCTGCACGAAATACTTTTATGCCTGCACGCGCAAGACCGCGGGCTGTGGTCAGGACCTGTTCTTCGGTCTCTGCGCTGCACGGACCTGAAATTATGATGGGACGGTTGAGCTCAACACTGTCTATAGCGAGCGGGAGAATATTTTCCATGTTATTCTTATCTTATTTTGTAGTATAGAGAATATTGTAAGATTATTTTGACATAGCCTTCCGTATGCGGTCAAGAGCTTCGGAAAGCTTTTCCTCAGGGGCGCAAAGGGAGATACGGATATACCTCTCACCGTTATGTCCGAATATGAATCCAGGGGTCACAAACACCCTTGCCTCATCAAGAATCCTGTCGGCAAGACGCTCTGAGTCCACCTCAGGATCGCTTATGCGCCCCCACAGGAAAAGTCCCGACTGAGAAGGGTCGAACGTGCAGCCTAAAGCCTCCATGATGCGCTCGGCTATGACACGCCTTGAGGCATAGGCGGCATTCAGGCTTTCGTGCCAGCCAGCCTCCTCCTCAAGAGCCTTGGCGGCAGCAAGCATAAGCGGCTTGAACTGACCGGAATCGATATTGCTCTTGATGCGCAGTATCCATGACAGGAACTCCGGGTTGCTTATAGCCACCCCTACACGCCATCCGGGCATATTGTGGCTCTTGCTTAGCGAGTTCAGTTCTATGGCTATCTCCTTTGCTCCCGGCACAGAAAGGATGCTCATAGGTTCAGGATTGAGAATAAACGAGTATGGATTGTCATGCACGATGACTATTCCGTGACGCCTTCCGAAATCGATAGCCTTCTCAAAAGTCTCCCTGCGGGCTTTAGCACCTGTAGGCATATGCGGATAATTGAGCCACATAAGTTTCACACGAGTAAGGTCGAGACGTTCGATCGCATCGAAATCAGGCTGCCAACCGCTATCCTCCGTAAGATCGTATGTGACAACTTCCGCTCCTGCCATACGGCTTATGGATGAATATGTTGGATAGCCCGGGTCGGGTATCAGCACCTTATCTCCGGGATTCAAGAAAGCAAGGGATATGTGGGTCACCCCTTCCTTAGAGCCGATGAGAGGCTGTATCTCGGTGAGAGGGTCGACCTCTACCCCATACCATCTCCCATACCATCGGGCAAACGCCTCACGGAGCTGTGGAACACCGACATGTGGCTGATATCCATGATTGGAAGGGTCATGGACAGCTTCAGCCATAGTCGTTATGACGCCTGAGGGTGGCGGAAGGTCGGGACCTCCGATCCCGAGCGATATTATATCAATGCCCCGGCTACGAAGAGCTGATATCTCTTTAAGTTTTGTAGAGAAGTAATATTCCTTTATCTGCTGTACTCGTTGTGAGGGTTGAATATTCATTGCTGACAAGTATTTTTTCCGGCATGAGTCACGCCATAAATTATAAACGTTCAATGAGTCACTTTTGCTTCGGAGTATTCACCGAGAATACTTAAATCACGAATCAGAGGTCGCACCGCATCGATAGCCTGATGCAAACGCAGCAGGCTGTCGAATGTCAGGTCCACATAAAAGCGGTACTCCCATTCCCTCCCGACAATCGGGGTGGACTGTATCTTGGAAAGGTTGATGTCATAGAATGAGAGTATGGTAAGGATCTTTGACAGCGCACCCTGGGTGTGAGGGAGGGTGAACACAATCGATGCCTTGTCGATATCCTGCTCCCCCGGACCTATCTCACCTGCGGTGAGAGCATCGGCAAGAATGAGGAACCGGGTGAAATTACGCTTGTTGGTCTCAATACCACGCTCAAGTATATCAAGTCCGTAAAGCCCTGCGGCATATTCTCCGCACACAGCGGCATGCCCCACAAGGTTATCACGAGCAATCTCCTCGGCACTCCCGGCAGTGTCGAACCGCTCCACAATCTTGAGATTGGGGTGACGACGCAGGTATTGCTCACATTG
The nucleotide sequence above comes from Duncaniella freteri. Encoded proteins:
- a CDS encoding ABC-F family ATP-binding cassette domain-containing protein, producing MIAVNNLGIQFGKRVLFQDVNLKFTPGNCYGIIGANGAGKSTLMRILSDQLSPTHGTVTQGPGERMSVLEQDHFKFDDCTVIETVLRGHTVLWDIMQEKDALYAKEDFSDADGIRASELEERFAELEGWNAESEAAALLSGLGIKEDKHYTLMRDMSGNEKVRVLLAKALFGNPDNLLLDEPTNDLDLDTVAWLEDYLSKFENTVLVVSHDRHFLDSVCTHTLDIDYNKLTLFAGNYSFWYESSQLALRQQQQANKKAEEKRKELLEFIQRFSANVAKSKQTTSRKKMLEKLNVEEIQPSSRRYPGIIFTPNREPGNKILEVKGLSASIDGEVLFKDVNFQVEKGDKIAFLSHDPRAMTALFEIVTGNRKPDAGTYEWGQTITTAYLPLDNTGFFNTDLSLVDWLSQYSNDNSEIYLKGFLGKMLFSGEEVLKKASVLSGGEKMRCMIARMMMTDANTLVLDSPTNHLDLESIQAFNNTLQSFKGNLLLSSHDHEFIQTVCNRIIELTPNGTIDKLMDYDDYITDAKVLAAREKMYS
- a CDS encoding IS4 family transposase, which encodes MSKSSNFFGQPTYGQLIKSLDREKIVEISRKHGGEKYVKSFDGYTHLLTMLYAVIQRFDSLREIETSMTAEVRKLHHVGIDTVPRRSTLSDANARRSEKFFEDVYRDLYAANKDILSSDSRRNGTEEWIRRLRIIDSTTITLFSNAIFKGVGRHPKTGKKKGGIKVHSVIHANEGVHCDVQFTSAATNDSFMLAPSHYSHNEIVALDRAYINYAKFEELTDRGVVYVTKMKKNLSYEILVDCMHQNPQGLMEYREQVVVFRKDGINHIARIITYVDIKKGKKPKLISLLTNDFDMPLETIVAIYRRRWQIESLFKQIKQNFPLRYFYGESANAIKIQIWVTLIANLLLSVLQSTLQRRWSFSGLATIVRIVLMYYLNLEKFLNQPDADLKIMLAEASESPPEDPENC
- a CDS encoding nitrilase-related carbon-nitrogen hydrolase yields the protein MKICAIPFDIVYASPEENIIAVECALRLVEPDTDLVVLPELFTTAFVPDIDSVEKLAESNDGTTVESLRRWAKSFGFAVAGSFLVTDGAGHYFNRGFFMEPSGTVTFYDKRHLFPLSTEDKVYTPGRDMAPRISYLGWVFRIVICFDIRFPVWTRNRPDDMYDVLIVPSNWPHSRADQFKILLAARAVENQIYVVGADRSGKDAYGEYLDSDSGIYDNLGKPVHDTRKGLIYAVLDKESLHEGRRRFPAYVATDKWSIEL
- a CDS encoding 1-acyl-sn-glycerol-3-phosphate acyltransferase, with amino-acid sequence MGFCKSVLKLFGWRVICSVPDYPKSIVCVAPHTSNWDFLLCEFAYWSLGRKAGFLMKESWFFFPMKYLFRALGGIPVSRKRGGPSLTDIIIRKFNESSRLCLAIAPEGTRSRVTEWHTGFLHIAYEAKIPVALGAIDAERKLVHLEKTFTPTGDIQADMRAVKEYYRGFQGIRSDKFSAE
- the thrC gene encoding threonine synthase — translated: MKFYSINRKAPSATLREAVMNGLAPDGGLYMPERIPVIPKAFFNNISGMSIRDIAFVVADLMLGSDIDSSDIREIVNDTFSFDIPLVRIDKDIYSLELFHGPTLAFKDVGARFLARVISRLSSRSESRMVKVLLATSGDSGGAVAAGFKDVPGVELFILYPSERLSRMQLDRLNVPGSQVHAIEVLGTFDDCQRLVKEAFADVELRQEFDITSANSINICRLLPQMFYFFHAYASLVGSEGGFPDDVVVSVPSGNLGNLTAGLLAWRMGLPVTRFVVANNANDVTVNYLLSGKFIPRRAVRTVACAMDVGNPSNLSRILDLFGSDYGPLSRFVKGYSYTDEDILGSMSRTYSADSYLLDPHGAAALAALRDDLRPGEKGIFLATAHPSKFPRAVSDATGVEFKVKDIQDSAHRSTHPRISASYEALKKILMNENAQTVV
- a CDS encoding 4-hydroxy-3-methylbut-2-enyl diphosphate reductase codes for the protein MMLVEIDARSGFCHGVVTAIRKAEEELERTDAPLYCLGDIVHNSDEVERLERKGLSTITHDDLPRLCGSRVLLRAHGEPPSTYAVASRLGIELVDATCPVVLQLQRRIKDTYDNDEPRPQIVIYGKAGHAEVNGLVGQTNGEAIVVENLSQLDRIDFSRDIALYSQTTMPLSGFAEMTREIERRKAPGVSFRYFDTICRQVANRVNHLREFAGAHDVVLFVAGAKSSNGKVLYNECRAVNPRTYLVSSSDDFDSSWISGAESVGICGATSTPRWLMEQVRDALTDYISKKFHEA
- the porQ gene encoding type IX secretion system protein PorQ, coding for MKLRPGNIFRVTFLLGALGLCAFSAWAQGSGDTFYSFLNVPSSTLAYGLGGINISNIDDDINASDRNPGLLGPEVGMQLGVNYMRYVGDSNFAGVKFGMKAGEHGAWAVGVQYLGYGDIKGADINGVLTGDFSPKDMVVSATYAHDITGNWRGGASLKYVYSSYDAYSAMAIATDIGVNYYDPDSDLSFSAVVANLGGQVKRFDRRYERVPVDVRLGVSKGLGSVPLILSLTAHDLTKWHLPYYDNGDGSDGGKPQVKDRFVSNLFRHLVFGADFRASDNFRFGLGYNYRTRTDMSTYRRSILSGFSACLGLNVRNFALGVAMAQPHTGATTIMLNLSTTLYEF
- a CDS encoding prephenate dehydrogenase; protein product: MKILILGAGKMGSFFCDLLSFDHDVAVYDPDPKRLRFTFNARRFSDIEEVDGFLPQLVINASTVKYTIDAFRQVMPYLPDGCIISDIASVKTGLPEFYAGCGHPFVSTHPMFGPTFASLSNLSNENAIIISEGDHLGKVFFRDLYTRLRLNIVEYTFAQHDETIAYSLSIPFAATLAFASVMKHQEAPGTTFKRHMQIAEGLMSEDDYLVSEILFNPHTSSQLEGIVGKLNELLEIVKAHDSEAMSRYLLEAREHIK